CTCCAGCACAAGGACTTCTCGTTTACGATACAGACATAGATTGTTTCTTCTTTTATAACGCAGCAAGTTCCACTTGGCAAAGCCTATGTACAGGTGGTAGCGGAGGAACAACAGGCCCGACCGGACCACAAGGTTTACAAGGAATTCCCGGAGCCCCCGGACAGAATGGAGCGCCTGGCCCAACCGGTGCAGCTGGTAGCGTGGGTCCAACAGGACCGCAAGGTGCAACAGGTCCGACTGGGGCAATTGGTCAAAACGGATTGGCTGGCGCCACAGGTGCCACAGGCCCACAGGGAATACAAGGAGTTACAGGAGCAACAGGTCTACAGGGACCTCAAGGCCCAACAGGTACAGGGGTGGGTGTTCCCGGACCAACAGGGCCTCAAGGTCCGACTGGCACAAATGGAATCAACGGAACGCAAGGTGCTACAGGCCCAATGGGTAGTACCGGAGCAACCGGTCCAGCGGGTCCAACAGGAGCTACTGGATTACAGGGAATTGCTGGTCCAACCGGCCCTAGTGGTCCTCAAGGAATCCAAGGCCAGCAAGGACCTATCGGCCTACAGGGTCCAACTGGCCCCATCGGCTTAACTGGCCCAGCAGGACCAACAGGAAACACGGGTGCAAATGGCACTCCTGGACAGCAGGGGCCAGCAGGCCCAACTGGATTAACAGGACCTACTGGGCCGTTGGTGGCTGGGTCCATTAATCAAACCTTGAGGTATGATGGAACCGATTGGGTGGCGAATTCCACTATTTGGAACGATGGAACCAACGTTGGGATAGGTACAACCAATCCGCAAGCAACGCTCGAGGTAAATGGCGCTGTTTTCGGAAAGATGCGTCTCTGGAGTATTCACTCGTTCAATAACCAAGCATTCCAAAACGGTAGCGGCATCCTTTGGGTTCCAGCAAATGGAGATGGTGCGGATGATAATCCAACTGGAGTTGGTTCCCCAGGGAATGATTATAGAGATCGATGGGCAGCTCCATTCAGTGGTAGACTCTTAAAAATCGTGGTAAGAGTAGGAGACGATAGTAACGGAGGCGAAGAGTTGAAAGCTCGGGTTTCAATTGATGTGAACGGGGTGATTTCTACATCAACAGCTGCTTTTAACCTGAATCAGAATGAAACTGGATCGATGACTGTTCCTGCCACTTGGACATTCAATGAGGGAGATCTGATTGGGGTTGGTTTGCGTTTTGATGATGACGCACTGTGCAACGGTGGCGATTGCTACGTTGAGGATACCAACTATTTCGTCTCACTTGTTTGGGAGTATGACGTTTACGAATAAATAAGACCGAAATTAGGTATCAGCTAATGCCTCGGCCAACCTTGGTCGGGGCATTTTCTATATTTGGAAATATCCTAAAGGCACGGACATGATGCAGAAGATCAATACGCTCGAAGAATATCACGAACAGTACGCCAAAAGTGTTGCCGATCCCGAAGGATTTTGGAACGAGAAGGCCGAAACATTTCAATGGAAAAAGAAGTGGAATAAGACCTTGGAATGGGAATTTTCCACTCCAGATGTGAAGTGGTTCTTAGGCGGAAAACTCAACATCACCGAGAATTGTCTTGATCGACACCTAGAAACCCGAGGAGATCAAGTAGCCATCCTTTTCGAACCGAATTCTCCTGATCAATCTTCGGAGGAGATTACCTACAAACAATTGCATAGCAAAGTTTGTGCTTTTGCGAATGTACTGAAGCGGAACGGTGCCAAAAAAGGCGACCGAATTTGCCTTTACATGCCAATGACACCAGAATTAGCTATCGCGACTTTGGCTTGCGCTAGAATCGGAGCCATTCATTCAGTGGTTTTTGCTGGCTTTTCTGCCCGATCATTGGAAGACAGAATCAATGATGCCGCTTGCAATATTGTGGTAACAGCTGATGGTGCCTATCGCGGAGCAAAAACCATCGACTTGAAAGGAATTGTGGATGCGGCTTTGGAGAATACGCCTTCCGTTGAGAAGTGCATTGTTCAAAAGCGCATTGGTTCCGTCATCGAAATGAAAGACGGGCGAGATGTTTGGCTAACCGAAGAGCTAACATTCGTGAATGACCATTGTCCGGCTGAAGAAATGGACAGCGAAGACATGCTTTTTGTGCTCTACACTTCAGGTTCAACGGGTAAACCGAAAGGTGTTGTTCATACCTGTGGTGGCTACATGGTTTATGCGGAATACAGCTTCAGAAATGTATTTCAATATGAAGAAGGCGACATTTATTGGTGCACGGCCGATATCGGTTGGATAACGGGCCATACGTACATCGTTTACGGACCACTTTTAGCGGGAGCAACAACAGTGATGTTTGAAGGCGTTCCGACCTACCCAGATGCGGGAAGATTTTGGGAAGTTTGCGACAAACACCAGATCAATATTTTCTATACGGCTCCTACGGCTATCCGCGCGCTGGAAGCGCATGGTTTAGATTTCGTAAAGCCGTACAAACTCGATAGTTTGAGGGTGCTTGGATCTGTTGGAGAACCAATAAACGAAGAAGCTTGGCATTGGTATCACGAACATATCGGTAAAGGCAATTGCCCAATTGTGGATACGTGGTGGCAGACCGAAACGGGCGGCATCATGATCTCACCTTTGGCGAACATCACGCCACTGAAACCAAGTTTCGCCACACTTCCATTGCCCGGAATTCAACCATGTTTGGTGGATGCCGAGGGCAACGAAATTGAGGGAAATGATGTGCAGGGAAATCTCTGCATCAAATTCCCATGGCCAAGCATGCTCCGCACCACTTATGGCGACCACGAGCGCTGCCAGCAGGTTTATTTCTCCGCCTACAAAGGCAAATATTTTACGGGCGATGGCTGCCGCAGAGATAAGGACGGCTTCTATCGGATTACTGGCCGTGTTGATGATGTGATCAATGTTTCTGGTCACCGATTCGGAACCGCAGAGATTGAAGCCGCCATTGATGAGCACGAAAACGTGGTGGAAACAGCAGTGGTCGGCTATCCGCACGATATCAAAGGACAAGGAATTTATGCTTACGTTATTTGCAATCATCCACCAGCTGACCTTGATGCGTTCAAAAAGGAGTTAGACAAAGTCGTGATTGAGATTATCGGGCCAATTGCTAAACCAGATAAGGTTCAAGTGGTGAGTGGACTTCCTAAGACTAGATCTGGTAAGATCATGCGAAGAATACTTAGAAAGGTTGCCGAAGGCGATGTTTCCAATCTTGGAGATACTTCAACGTTGCTTGACCCATCAGTCGTTGATGAGATCAAGGCAGGTGCCGGCCTCAGCTAAATGTGCTTTGGGTATGATTGTTGTGAGGAAATCAATGTTATCAGATCCGCCATGAAACAACTTTTATTCTGCCTCACAAGCTCGTTTTTTCTCATTCAAACTGTATTTGGACAACATCAAGAGATTATCGGAAGTGTTCGTTCTGCTGAAGGGAAAATACTTTCTAACGCTCACGTCCTAGACATTAACAGCCGCAAAGCAGTTGCTGCGGATGAATTAGGGAAATTCCAATTGAGCGTATCAGATTCTGGCACTGTTTTGCGCGTTTCTCACATTGGATTTCGCCCAGTACTTCATTCGGTTTCTGCAGAAACATTGAATCAAGGTTCAAGAATCAGCAACGTTGCCATTGTGCTTTCCCAAGAATCAACATTGCTTTCGCAAGCGGTTGTTTCTGCAAGTGATAAAACAGTAATTGATGGCAAGCGCGGTGTGGTTTTGCGCGATTTCAGCTTTGCAGATGGCAGTAATTTATTGTTGATGGCTGAGAATGGCATTCGACAACTGGTTTTATGTGATGATAAATGGCGAGAGGTCTCGCGAATTCAGGTCGGAAAAAAGGGAGATCGATTGTTTGAGGATTGCCTTGGAAATGTCCATCTGTTCGGTAACGATAGCGTTTATCAGATAGCGGCTGCGAACGCAGGCTTAAAGCTGATGACAGGTATTGAACAGAGCTATTTTGTGGAGCAGATGTCTCATTGCGCCACATCAAGCAACACACACATTTTCTTCAGTTCTTATCAAAAGGCTGGGCAGGAAGTATATCATTATGGACTGGATCGAAAGACCAAAGAAGGCATCATTCTTCAGCATGTTTATGATCATCAAGGCTTGCAAGACATTGGAGATTATTTCAGCGCGCTGAAGTCAAATCCACTTCCATATCGCAGCCGCATTCGGCAGGCAGGTGCAAGTTTCGGCTATCAAGGATGGGAGAGAGCGGTGGCCTGCAATAATTCGATCGGAATCAACGATTACGGTCAAAGAGGTTACGGTTCATATTATCGCAATTCGTACAGGTACACAGGAACTCCAGCATCGTATGAGCGAAGCACACTTTTGTGGGGCGGCCGCTATTCATCGAATACCTACGGATCATCTCAAGGACAGTATTTTCAATCGGTTTCCAATCGGGCATTGGAATACCAACAAGCGATGCTTAATACCTGGAGTCCGTCACTCAGAGACCGCGGTTGGATTGATCTTCTACGCCAACCAACCTACAGCCCAATGTTCCATCTTCGCGATAGCATTTACGTATTCGATCATGTAATTGGGGTTTGTTTCGTTCATGATGAAAATGGCCAAGAGTTCAGGTCGTTTCCAATAGAACATCAAGAAGCGAAAGGTTGGAGAAATATGCTCATTCCAGATGCGAATGGACAGGAATTATACGCCCAGATCAAGCACAACGGTAAGGTCTTTTTGATGCAGATAGACCTGAATGATGGTCATATAGTTCGAACAACAAACCTCCCCAACGCCAATTTTGTGGAGCATTTGAAGATAAAGGACGGATATGCCTATTATTTGAAGGAATACCGTGACGTATCGACTTCGGACAGAATGCTGAGGCAGAAGTTGTAGCAGGCGAAAAGTTATTCCCTTTTGGGCAGAGCCACCTCGAATTATTCTCCATATTCGTAGAATATTCTTTGCCTGATTCTATGACGCAACAACACCCTGACGAGGATAAACGCCTCTTTTTATTAGACGCCTTCGCGCTCATTTACCGTGCGTATTTCGCTTTTGCAGGCAACCGCGTGGATAAACACGGAAATCGCTCAGCAGGCTATACCATGGTCAACTCAAAAGGCCAGAATACATCGGCCATTTTTGGTTTTACCAACACACTTTTGGAGTTATTGGAGAAGGAGAAACCATCGCACATTGCTGTGGTTTTTGATATGCCGGGCGAAACCAACCGACAGGTTGAATACACCGAATACAAGGCTAACCGTCAGGCCATGCCAGATGATTTACGCGACAGTATTTCTTACATACAGGATTTGATAAGAGGCTTTCGAATTCCTGTTTTGGGAGTAGAAGGTTATGAGGCGGATGATGTAATTGGAACACTTGCCAAGAAGGCCGAAAAGCACGGATATACTACGTACATGGTAACTCCAGATAAGGACTACGGCCAATTGGTTTCCGATAAGATCTACATGTACAAACCAGCAGCGATGGGCAATGACATTGCCATTCTCGGCCCGAAAGAGATCTGCGAGAAATACGGTCTAGAGCGCCCCGAACAGCTCATCGATGTGCTTGGCATGTGGGGCGATGCAGTGGATAATATCCCTGGAATTCCTGGTGTTGGCGAGAAGACCGCCATCAAGTTTATTCAAGAGTATGGTTCGATGGAAGGGCTTTATGAGCACCTCGATGATCTGAAGGGAAAGATGAGGGAGAACGTGGAGAATAATCGCGACAAGGCGATCATGTCCAAAATGCTTGCCACCATCATTCTCGATGTGCCGATTGATCTGGACGAGGAAACACTCGTTATGGAAGAACCTGATAAGGAAGCGTTGGCCGAATTGTTCGCGGAATTAGAGTTCAGAACCATTGCCAAAAAGGTGTTGGGACAGGAAGTGGCTGTGACAGCTCCTGCTTCGGCAGTTCCTAAAAAGCAGGCCGCTCCAGGTCAAATGGACATGTTTGCCGAAGCTGGTGCTGTGGTCGAAACGGCTGAAGGGTCGGGCTACAAGACCATTTCAGATACCGACCACGATTATCAACTGATTGATACTGCCGAAAAACGAAAGGAACTGATTGCTACGCTTTCGAAAGCCGAAACGATCTGTTTTGATACTGAAACCACGGGTTTGGACACGCTGACCGCGGAACTTTTGGGCATCGCTTTCTCCATCGAAAAAGGAAAAGGATTTTATGTTTCCATTCCCGATAATGAAGAAGAAGCCAAGAAGGTCTGTGCCGAATTCCAAGGCTTGTTTTCAGATGCAAATAAGACCTTGATCGCGCAGAATTTGAAGTACGATCTCTGCATTCTGCTTCGCTATGGTTTGACCATTTCGGCCAAGACATTCGATACGATGATTGCGCATTACCTGATCAATCCGGATATGCGCCATGGCATGGATCTGTTGTCGGAAACTTACTTGAGCTACAGGCCAGTTTCCATCACCGAACTCATCGGGAAAAAAGGGAAAAACCAAGGCACCATGAAGGATGTGCCTTTGGAAGAAGTGAAGGAATATGCGGCCGAAGATGCCGACATCACCTTCCAGCTATACGAGAAATTCAGTCCGCTGTTGGATGAGGTGGAAGCTCGAAAACTCTTCAATGAAGTGGAAATGCCGCTCATCCCCGTCCTTGGTGCCATGGAGATGGAGGGAATTAAACTGGACGTTCCAGCCTTGAAAGCTATGTCGTTGGAACTGAACACAGACCTCATTCGTCTTCAATCTGAGATCATTGAACTGGCAGGTGTCGATTTCAACATTCAATCGCCAAAGCAGCTGGGCGATATCCTTTTCGATTACCTGAAGATTGACAGCAACGCCAAACGAACTGGTAAAACAGGCCAGTATAAAACTGGCGAAGAAGTGCTGAGTAAATTGGTCGGTAAGCACGCCATCGTTCCTAAAATTTTGGATTATCGTTCGGTTCAGAAATTGAAATCTACCTATGTTGATACGCTTCCAGAATTGGTAAATCCGACAACTGGTAAAATCCATACATCTTACAATCAGGCGGTTGCAGCCACAGGTCGTTTGAGTTCAGACAATCCAAACTTGCAGAACATTCCGATCAGAACAGAACGCGGACGCGAAATCCGTAAAGCATTCATCCCGCGAAGCGAGGAATTTGTGCTTCTCGCAGCGGATTATTCGCAAGTCGAGCTCAGAATCATTGCTGCGTTGAGCAAAGACGGACCGATGATTGAAGCTTTCAAGCAAGGCCAAGACATTCATGCTGCTACAGCAGCCAAGGTTTTCGGGGTGAAATTGGAAGAAGTGGACCGTGAGATGAGAAGTAAAGCTAAGGCAGTCAACTTTGGATTGATGTACGGTCAATCGGCCTTCGGATTGGCGGACAATCTGGGCATTTCAAGAACAGAAGCGCGCGACATCATTGAAGAATATTTCAAGCAATTCCCGACCATTCGAGCTTATATGGATCAGAATATTCAATTCGCGAAGCAGAATGGATATGTGGAAACCATTATGGGTCGTAGACGCTACCTGCGCGACATCAATTCGAATAATCAGACGGTTCGCGGTTTTGCAGAACGCAATGCCATCAACGCGCCAATTCAGGGTTCAGCTGCCGACATCATCAAAGTGGCGATGATCAATGTTCACGCGGAAATGGAAAGGCGGAAAATGAAGTCGAAATTGCTACTTCAAGTACATGATGAACTTGTTTTCGATGCGCACAAAGAGGAGTTGGACGAGTTAAAAACCTTAGTGAGCGAAAAAATGGTGGGTGCAGTGAACCTTGAAGTGCCAATGGTCGTAGACATCGGTGTTGGCGAAAACTGGCTACAGGCGCATTAGACCGTTTGTGCAAGAATTTTGAATTGGTAAATTCGCTATAGAACTAAGCAATTGGAGCATGAATAAACCCGTTAGATACACACTTGGACTGATTGCATCAGTTATGCTTTTAGCATCCTGTGGTTCGGAACAGAAACCAGCTGAATCTGCTGAGCAGACACAAGAATCTCAAGAACCTTCAGAGGCCGATCTGGCCGAAGCGGACAAGATGATTCAGCAAATGCCATCACCTATCGAGATGGCCATTTTGGTTAAACACGCTGGTGGCGAATACAATTCATCGCTGCTGAATGATGTAAAGCACATTGACAACTACATCACTACCGGGAAAAAGACCGTGAACATGGGTGTTTATAGTGCCGATGTGGGTTACACATCGCTCTACAAGCAAACGCAGGAAACTGTTTTTTACTTGAATAATGTTCGAAAACTGTCGGATGCAATTGGGCTTACAGATGCGTTTGATCAGAAAGTGTTTGATCACGTTGAAGCCAATATTGAGAACCGCGATTCGCTATTGCACATTCTAAGCGGTGCTTACGATGTGGCCAACGAATATTTGAAAGACAACAATCGGATGAACACTTCTGTGTTGATGATTGCTGGTGGATGGATCGAGTCGATGTATTTGGCTGCCAATTTGGGCACGGGCGGAGGCAGACCTGAGGATATCATTTCGCTGCGTATTCTGGAGCAGGAAGTGGTATTAGAAAAGATTCTTGCTGGAATGCGAATGGTAAAAGGCGATCCGTTGGTAGCCGAGTTTGCCACAAAGCTTGAAGCACTCGATAAAATTCTTGTTGCCAAAGAAATACGAATTGGAGAAGGAGAAGACGCTTCTGTCAACGCAGAAAAGATGGAATCTGTCTATGCGTTGATTGATGAGATACGTGCTTGGGCCGTGGCTTAATGAGTGCAATGGTTTTAAGATCGATTCAAACAAAGCGATTCCTTCTAGGGTCGCTTTTTTTGTGGTTTTATTTCACACCGGTAGTTGCACAGAATTTTGATTGGGCAGCAAGCATTGGTGGCTTGGGTTTGGATGTTGGAAGAGCGGTGACAACAGATGCCGATGGCAATGTGATCGTGGTAGGTTCGTTTACAGGAAGCACGCATATCGCAGATACTTTCCTCACAGGGTCTGGTTCTATGGAAGGTTTTGTGGCCAAATTCACTTCAGAAGGAGAATTTCAATGGGCACGTGTAATTTCTGGTCCGGCAGAAGACATGGCGCGTGGCGTTGTGACGGAGCCTAACGGTAACATTTTCGTGGTAGGTCATTTTACCGATACGGTCACTTTTTCTGTTTCTGAAGAAGACACGGCAGCCGTGGGTTCGCGAGGTGGCCAAGATGCATTCATTGCCAAGTATTCGCCAAGCGGAGAATTCATTTGGTATCTGACAGGAGGAGGGCCAGGAGATGATACGGCAACGGACATTGACCGATACGAGTGGAGCGGAAAATTGTATGTGAGTGGCGGGTATGAAAAACGCGCACAGTTTGGTTTGGAAACACTGCTCTCCAGTGGATTGACAGACGCATTTCTGCTAAAAATGGATCCGGACGGCAACGCACATTGGATTCGGAGTGGAGGAGGTTCAGAGCACGACATTGCCGCAGCTGTCGCGGTTGGAAATGATGAATCTGTTTACATCGTTGGAGATTTTTACGAGCAGGCCACGTTTGATGCAACCACCATTGAAGCATTGGGAAGTTCGGATATGTATTTGGCCAAGTATTCGGAAAATGGAAATCTGGAATGGGTTAGAAGCAACGGAGGCACAACCGTAGATGTGGCCACAGGTGTTGGAACTGACCTCAACGGAAACGTGTATGTTTCTGGCTATTATCAGGGAACCACGTTTTTTCAAGGCTATTCGGTCAGTGCGTTGAGTTACAACGACATTTTTCTTTCACAGTTTGATGCCAACGGAAATTGCAATTGGCTGCAATCGGCCGGGAGTTGGGGTTTGGACAACTGCTTGGGAATGGCCGTGGCTTGGGATGGATCAACTTACCTCACGGGCATGTTTGAAGAACTGATCATTGCGGATGGCGATTCCGTATTTGGCGATGGCTACGATATTTTCATTTTGCATTATGCTCCTTCTGGCATGATCCGTTATGGACGTGCGGCAGGGGCGGGTAGTGCGGACATCGGAATGGCAACCTGTATTGGACCAGACCAAAGCCTATACGTCACAGGTTACTACTTCTATTTTGCAGATTTCGACCAAACGACCATTGGCGCTGCCGATCATGGCGATTGTTTTTTGGCGCGGATGAGCGGAATTTTAGGGATTCCAGAAGTGAGTGGTTCAGATGCAAGCGATTGCTTGCGATTCAATCTGAACAACAACCGGATCATCGTAAACTGTGTGTTGCAAGGAGATTGGCAAATGCACAACGCGCTTGGTCAGAAAATAGGACAAGGTCAATTTTCAGACGGGCAGATTCAGATCCCACAAATTGCTGCAAGCATGTATTTGCTCACTGTTTCAAGCGGGTCACAGCAATGGTCAATACCTTGGGCAATGCCGCTAGGAAACGGATTTTAAGGTCCGTTCAACCTGACCGATGTGTCGGATCATGTGTTGACGCATGAATCTCACACTTTGAAGAATGCTCATTTTTCCAGCAGCCGGATGTTTGAAAAGCTCATTGTCGATAAGCTTTTCGTCAACCGTTTCATATTCATTTCGCAAACCATCGCGCACAGCATTCCATTCTTCCAAAGCCTGTGCAAAAGACACATTCGTTCCTTCAGGAATTTGCGCCACACGAGGCGCTTTGTACTTGACTGGAAGGGAAACTGCCAAGTTCAGAAGTCGTTGTTTAACCCCTGCAGCAAATGTTGCCTTTTGATGTCCACCAACTTCCAGTTTCTTGCGCATGTAGCGCAATGCACCATCTTCGGCCACTTTCAAATGATAGATCACTTCTGTTATTGACCATTCGTTGGCCGAGGGTTTTTTGGTCAGAACTTCCTCAGAATATTGTCCTAAGCTCTCCAACAATTGCTGGCGTTCCTTTTCCATAAGTTCATAGGCCTGAAGCAGTTCTTTTCTAGAAGTCATAGTTACAGTTTACGGTTCTGTGTATTGATCTCTTTTTACCGGATCATCGGTTTTTCAAGTGCGATCGGATTCCAATATCGCCAATTTTTGTAGGCCTCGAATGTTTTGCCGTTTGTAGCTAGCCATTTCAGAAACACTTCTTTGTCCGAATCTTGGTAAATGCTTGCAGCGTATGCTTCCAATAAACCTTTCGAATCCAATGTTGCCATTCGTTTAAAAACGGGTGAGATATTGAAGGACGAATAGCTCAATTTCTCTAAAAGACATTGTCGCATGTCCAATTGAATGCTTAGTTTGTCTGAGTTTTTGATGGTGCATTTATCAGTCAGAATCTGCTTGATCTCTACATCCACTACTTCAGGTTCTGGCTTCCAATTTCCAGAAAAAACCATCGAAGAACTTTCGGAGATAATAAGCGCTGACGACCTGATAAGATCAAGGTCATCTGTCATGTTGAAACAGATCTCTGCATAGATCCAAGCCCAAAGTTGGTTGCCTGATGCTTTCATCAACTTGGCGGCCCAGAAATAATTTTCGGCAAAGTTCGGAGCCTTCTGAATTCCAGCTTCTAGCACGGCTAGCGCATCTGCTGGTTTGCCCAATTCCAGATCGCATTTTCCCAATGCTGAATAAAGCACTCCAGCTGTTGGCAGTTTTTGAATGCCGTAGCGCAGTACATCCAACTGTTTCTTCCGCAAAGTATCCGGACTTTTCTTCAGTTCCTCCATGCCAGCATAGCACTGCGACAGAAGTAGGTAAAGATCAGATTGAACATTTGCATGGTATTGAAGCGGGAAAAGATATTTCTCGGCTTTTTTAAAGTCACCACTTTTAGCGTAAGCCTTTCCTATCTCAAAGGTGTAATCGTACTCGTGCGGCTCTAAATTTCGGGCCTGCTTCAGCAGTTTTATCCCAAGTTCGTATTCACCTTCATCCACCAGTTTTACTCCTTTTACACCCAGCGTATAGGCATCGGTACCAGTCTGACAAAAGGAGGCTACCGAACCCAGCAGCAAAAACGCAAACGACAAGCAGAAACGCATCATGTTTCAAATGTAGTGAAATGGGAAGGTCGGAGGGATTCAGTAATCTACACTGGCTCCAAACTCAATAATGGTGAAATCCACGAATGAAAATAAAAAGTTA
This sequence is a window from Flavobacteriales bacterium. Protein-coding genes within it:
- the acs gene encoding acetate--CoA ligase encodes the protein MMQKINTLEEYHEQYAKSVADPEGFWNEKAETFQWKKKWNKTLEWEFSTPDVKWFLGGKLNITENCLDRHLETRGDQVAILFEPNSPDQSSEEITYKQLHSKVCAFANVLKRNGAKKGDRICLYMPMTPELAIATLACARIGAIHSVVFAGFSARSLEDRINDAACNIVVTADGAYRGAKTIDLKGIVDAALENTPSVEKCIVQKRIGSVIEMKDGRDVWLTEELTFVNDHCPAEEMDSEDMLFVLYTSGSTGKPKGVVHTCGGYMVYAEYSFRNVFQYEEGDIYWCTADIGWITGHTYIVYGPLLAGATTVMFEGVPTYPDAGRFWEVCDKHQINIFYTAPTAIRALEAHGLDFVKPYKLDSLRVLGSVGEPINEEAWHWYHEHIGKGNCPIVDTWWQTETGGIMISPLANITPLKPSFATLPLPGIQPCLVDAEGNEIEGNDVQGNLCIKFPWPSMLRTTYGDHERCQQVYFSAYKGKYFTGDGCRRDKDGFYRITGRVDDVINVSGHRFGTAEIEAAIDEHENVVETAVVGYPHDIKGQGIYAYVICNHPPADLDAFKKELDKVVIEIIGPIAKPDKVQVVSGLPKTRSGKIMRRILRKVAEGDVSNLGDTSTLLDPSVVDEIKAGAGLS
- a CDS encoding carboxypeptidase-like regulatory domain-containing protein, translated to MKQLLFCLTSSFFLIQTVFGQHQEIIGSVRSAEGKILSNAHVLDINSRKAVAADELGKFQLSVSDSGTVLRVSHIGFRPVLHSVSAETLNQGSRISNVAIVLSQESTLLSQAVVSASDKTVIDGKRGVVLRDFSFADGSNLLLMAENGIRQLVLCDDKWREVSRIQVGKKGDRLFEDCLGNVHLFGNDSVYQIAAANAGLKLMTGIEQSYFVEQMSHCATSSNTHIFFSSYQKAGQEVYHYGLDRKTKEGIILQHVYDHQGLQDIGDYFSALKSNPLPYRSRIRQAGASFGYQGWERAVACNNSIGINDYGQRGYGSYYRNSYRYTGTPASYERSTLLWGGRYSSNTYGSSQGQYFQSVSNRALEYQQAMLNTWSPSLRDRGWIDLLRQPTYSPMFHLRDSIYVFDHVIGVCFVHDENGQEFRSFPIEHQEAKGWRNMLIPDANGQELYAQIKHNGKVFLMQIDLNDGHIVRTTNLPNANFVEHLKIKDGYAYYLKEYRDVSTSDRMLRQKL
- the polA gene encoding DNA polymerase I, coding for MTQQHPDEDKRLFLLDAFALIYRAYFAFAGNRVDKHGNRSAGYTMVNSKGQNTSAIFGFTNTLLELLEKEKPSHIAVVFDMPGETNRQVEYTEYKANRQAMPDDLRDSISYIQDLIRGFRIPVLGVEGYEADDVIGTLAKKAEKHGYTTYMVTPDKDYGQLVSDKIYMYKPAAMGNDIAILGPKEICEKYGLERPEQLIDVLGMWGDAVDNIPGIPGVGEKTAIKFIQEYGSMEGLYEHLDDLKGKMRENVENNRDKAIMSKMLATIILDVPIDLDEETLVMEEPDKEALAELFAELEFRTIAKKVLGQEVAVTAPASAVPKKQAAPGQMDMFAEAGAVVETAEGSGYKTISDTDHDYQLIDTAEKRKELIATLSKAETICFDTETTGLDTLTAELLGIAFSIEKGKGFYVSIPDNEEEAKKVCAEFQGLFSDANKTLIAQNLKYDLCILLRYGLTISAKTFDTMIAHYLINPDMRHGMDLLSETYLSYRPVSITELIGKKGKNQGTMKDVPLEEVKEYAAEDADITFQLYEKFSPLLDEVEARKLFNEVEMPLIPVLGAMEMEGIKLDVPALKAMSLELNTDLIRLQSEIIELAGVDFNIQSPKQLGDILFDYLKIDSNAKRTGKTGQYKTGEEVLSKLVGKHAIVPKILDYRSVQKLKSTYVDTLPELVNPTTGKIHTSYNQAVAATGRLSSDNPNLQNIPIRTERGREIRKAFIPRSEEFVLLAADYSQVELRIIAALSKDGPMIEAFKQGQDIHAATAAKVFGVKLEEVDREMRSKAKAVNFGLMYGQSAFGLADNLGISRTEARDIIEEYFKQFPTIRAYMDQNIQFAKQNGYVETIMGRRRYLRDINSNNQTVRGFAERNAINAPIQGSAADIIKVAMINVHAEMERRKMKSKLLLQVHDELVFDAHKEELDELKTLVSEKMVGAVNLEVPMVVDIGVGENWLQAH
- a CDS encoding DinB family protein, with the translated sequence MTSRKELLQAYELMEKERQQLLESLGQYSEEVLTKKPSANEWSITEVIYHLKVAEDGALRYMRKKLEVGGHQKATFAAGVKQRLLNLAVSLPVKYKAPRVAQIPEGTNVSFAQALEEWNAVRDGLRNEYETVDEKLIDNELFKHPAAGKMSILQSVRFMRQHMIRHIGQVERTLKSVS